One Salvelinus namaycush isolate Seneca chromosome 4, SaNama_1.0, whole genome shotgun sequence genomic window carries:
- the mrps6 gene encoding 28S ribosomal protein S6, mitochondrial has translation MPRYELALIVKAMQRPETAALLRRTVETLMERGAVVRGLENLGEKLLPYKISKHNERHTRGGYFLIDFHAAPGIVTGLLDHLERDIDVVRPTVLKNDPEPSNGPCCGPPVASKLQDTV, from the coding sequence ATGCCTCGATATGAACTTGCCCTCATTGTAAAGGCCATGCAGAGGCCGGAGACCGCGGCACTTTTGcggcgcacagtggaaaccttgATGGAACGAGGCGCTGTGGTGAGAGGCTTGGAGAACCTTGGAGAGAAACTTCTACCGTACAAGATATCGAAACACAACGAACGACACACGCGCGGTGGATACTTTCTGATTGACTTCCACGCTGCTCCCGGTATTGTCACGGGCTTGCTGGATCATCTGGAGCGGGACATTGACGTGGTGAGGCCTACGGTCTTGAAGAATGATCCGGAGCCTTCCAATGGACCCTGTTGCGGACCCCCGGTGGCATCTAAACTCCAGGACACAGTGTAG
- the nolc1 gene encoding nucleolar and coiled-body phosphoprotein 1 isoform X1, whose translation MAEQSSVPSDLYKHVYSFLLENKFTKSAQQFIKQAKVPPQDEKEAAGLLDIFNFWVKSPEAKKRKALPIGPKTSGSPSAKKAKTAESSSEESSSDEEEAAAPVEAAPTAAKAPRPAKSDSSSSDDSSDEEEAVAKKPAAAKAPVKTPAGSAVRKKASSSESSEDEAKAPAAKRKAPAVTPKAGKAAAVTPKAGKATAVTPKAGKATAVTPKAGKATAVTPKAAAQKKTASSSSSEDSSSEDEAPTKTPVKPSGPVKTPPAKDSSSSDSSDDSSDDDEEEKKKKVAAKAAPVKTTPAKTVTPKAAAAAKKAESSSESTDSSSEEEEAAKKPVAKSTPAKSTPAKSTPAKSTPAKSTPAKATPAEDSDSSSEDEEEAKKPEVIRVKSTAVKITVTPAKEDSSSDSSSEEEEEGSKTVKVTPATAAVTVAKVKEQGAKTVTVAGAKATVKVVEDGSSSSSSEDDEEGTVKVAPAKVTPTVTRGKAAESSSDSDSSSEDEEEAKKPAAKVTPAKTAPTKKSDSSSSDSDSSSEDETPAKPAAAAPAKAPAKAATENSSDSESSSEDDEPPAKKATPASVAKPGSKPATSVTKPGSKPATPVTKPGSKPATPVTKPASKPATPVVTKSAPAKAAAESSSDSDSSDSEDQAAAAKKTTTKPAAKSPAVKTPAKAAESSSSEESSSEEEEASKKAVKPATTPKTTAAARPKAKEDSSSSSDSSDEEAAAPKPAAVKATTPASAKKAAESSSDSSDSSDSEVETEAAKTTPAKPALTNGKPATPKATTSAVKATKPTKAAESSSSEESSSEEEEASKKTATPKTTPKTTPAARPKTKVASSSSDDSSSEEEEAAVKAPAAVTTPIANGTVNGKRKRNGEASSEDEEELTTPKNKKATTTKPQTFPKVSKKINVPFRRIREEDIDVDNRLADNSFDAKRGSDGDWGQRANDVLRFTKGKSFRHEKTKKKRGSYCGGAISQSVNSIKFDSD comes from the exons ATGGCGGAGCAAAGTTCTGTGCCGAGTGATCTTTACAAACATGTCTATTCATTTCTACTGGAGAATAAGTTTACCAAGAGTGCCCAACAGTTCATCAAACAAGCTAAAGTG CCACCCCAGGATGAAAAAGAAGCTGCGGGTCTtcttgacattttcaacttctggGTGAA GTCTCCCGAAGCTAAGAAACGCAAGGCGCTGCCCATCGGTCCTAAAACCAGTGGCAGTCCGTCTGCTAAGAAGGCAAAGACTGCAGAGAGCTCCAGTGAGGAGTCAAGCAGTGACGAGGAGGAAGCAGCAGCACCTGTCGAGGCTGCACCCACAG CAGCCAAAGCTCCACGCCCGGCTAAATCAGATTCCAGCAGCAGTGATGATTCCAGTGATGAGGAGGAGGCTGTAGCAAAG AAACCTGCAGCAGCCAAAGCCCCAGTGAAGACGCCCGCGGGGTCAGCAGTCAGGAAAAAGGCCTCCAGCAGTGAGTCGTCTGAAGATGAGGCCAAAGCTCCTGCAGCTA AACGAAAGGCTCCTGCCGTGACCCCTAAGGCAGGAAAGGCTGCAGCCGTGACCCCTAAGGCGGGAAAGGCTACAGCCGTGACCCCTAAGGCGGGAAAGGCTACAGCCGTGACCCCTAAGGCGGGAAAGGCTACAGCCGTGACCCCTAAGGCAGCAGCTCAGAAGAAGACTGCGAGCAGCAGCAGTAGTGAAGACAGCTCCAGTGAAGACGAGGCGCCCACTAAG ACCCCGGTGAAACCCTCTGGCCCTGTCAAGACCCCTCCAGCTAAGGACAGTAGTTCCTCAGACAGCAGCGATGACAGcagtgatgatgatgaggaggagaagaagaagaaagtggCAG CTAAAGCAGCCCCGGTCAAAACCACCCCGGCCAAGACTGTGACCCCCAAAGCTGCCGCAGCTGCCAAGAAGGCAGAGTCTAGCTCTGAGAGCACAG ACTCCAGCtctgaagaagaagaagcagcaaAGAAGCCAGTGGCCAAGTCTACCCCGGCCAAGTCTACCCCGGCCAAGTCTACCCCGGCCAAGTCTACCCCGGCCAAGTCTACCCCGGCCAAGGCTACCCCAGCAGAAGACTCTGACTCCAGCTCTGAGGATGAAGAAGAGGCTAAGAAGCCAGAAGTAATAAGGGTTAAGTCCACAGCTGTCAAAATAACAGTTACCCCTGCCAAGGAAGACTCTTCCTCAGACTCCAgctcagaggaggaggaggagggttcgAAGACTGTGAAAGTAACGCCAGCTACAGCAGCAGTAACGGTGGCAAAGGTAAAGGAGCAGGGGGCCAAGACTGTGACTGTCGCGGGGGCCAAGGCTACTGTGAAGGTGGTGGAAGACGGCTCCTCTTCCTCGAGCTCCGAGGATGACGAAGAGGGGACAGTGAAAGTAGCACCAGCTAAGGTGACTCCTACCGTGACCCGGGGCAAGGCTGCTGAGTCCTCCTCGGACTCTGACTCAAGCTCAGAAGATGAGGAAGAGGCTAAAAAGCCAGCAGCCAAGGTGACTCCAGCGAAGACTGCCCCAACTAAGAAATCAGACTCTTCCAGCTCTG ACTCTGACAGCAGTTCTGAGGACGAGACACCAGCTAAACCTGCTGCAGCTGCCCCAGCCAAGGCCCCAGCCAAGGCTGCTACAGAAAACAGCTCGGACTCCGAGTCTTCTTCTGAAGATGATGAACCCCCAGCTAAGAAGGCTACCCCAGCCTCTGTTGCTAAACCAGGCTCCAAACCAGCCACCTCGGTTACTAAACCAGGCTCCAAACCAGCCACCCCGGTTACTAAACCAGGCTCCAAACCAGCCACCCCGGTTACTAAACCAGCCTCCAAACCAGCCACCCCAGTGGTGACTAAATCAGCCCCAGCCAAAGCAGCAGCCGAGAGCAGCTCCGATTCAGACAGCTCGGACTCGGAGGACCAGGCTGCTGCCGCCAAGAAGACCACCACCAAACCTGCAGCCAAGAGTCCTGCCGTCAAGACACCGGCTAAAGCTGCAGAGTCGTCATCGTCCGAGGAGAGTAGCTCTGAGGAAGAAGAGGCCAGTAAAAAGGCTGTAAAACCCGCCACCACCCCCAAGACCACCGCAGCAGCCAGACCTAAAGCCAAGGAGGACAGCAGCTCTTCAAGTGACTCCAGCGATGAAGAGG CAGCAGCGCCCAAACCAGCAGCAGTGAAGGCTACAACCCCAGCCTCAGCTAAAAAGGCAGCCGAAAGCAGCTCGGACTCTTCCGACAGTTCCGACTCGGAGGTGGAGACAGAGGCCGCCAAGACGACGCCCGCTAAGCCTGCTCTGACCAATGGAAAGCCAGCTACACCCAAAGCAACCACCTCTGCAGTCAAGGCAACTAAACCGACCAAGGCTGCCGAGTCTTCCTCTTCCGAGGAGAGTAGCtctgaggaagaggaggccagTAAAAAGACTGCCACCCCCAAGACCACCCCCAAGACTACCCCAGCAGCCAGACCTAAAACCAAGGTGGCCAGCAGCTCATCAGACGACTCTTCTTCAGAAGAAGAAGAGGCGGCGGTGAAAGCACCGGCAGCAGTCACCACTCCCATCGCTAACG GCACTGTAAACGGTAAGAGAAAAAGGAATGGAGAAGCCTCGTCAGAGGATGAGGAAGAATTAACGACACCTAAAAATAAGAAGGCAACAACAACTAAACCACAGACGTTCCCTAAAGTCTCTAAGAAG
- the nolc1 gene encoding nucleolar and coiled-body phosphoprotein 1 isoform X2 translates to MAEQSSVPSDLYKHVYSFLLENKFTKSAQQFIKQAKVPPQDEKEAAGLLDIFNFWVKSPEAKKRKALPIGPKTSGSPSAKKAKTAESSSEESSSDEEEAAAPVEAAPTAKAPRPAKSDSSSSDDSSDEEEAVAKKPAAAKAPVKTPAGSAVRKKASSSESSEDEAKAPAAKRKAPAVTPKAGKAAAVTPKAGKATAVTPKAGKATAVTPKAGKATAVTPKAAAQKKTASSSSSEDSSSEDEAPTKTPVKPSGPVKTPPAKDSSSSDSSDDSSDDDEEEKKKKVAAKAAPVKTTPAKTVTPKAAAAAKKAESSSESTDSSSEEEEAAKKPVAKSTPAKSTPAKSTPAKSTPAKSTPAKATPAEDSDSSSEDEEEAKKPEVIRVKSTAVKITVTPAKEDSSSDSSSEEEEEGSKTVKVTPATAAVTVAKVKEQGAKTVTVAGAKATVKVVEDGSSSSSSEDDEEGTVKVAPAKVTPTVTRGKAAESSSDSDSSSEDEEEAKKPAAKVTPAKTAPTKKSDSSSSDSDSSSEDETPAKPAAAAPAKAPAKAATENSSDSESSSEDDEPPAKKATPASVAKPGSKPATSVTKPGSKPATPVTKPGSKPATPVTKPASKPATPVVTKSAPAKAAAESSSDSDSSDSEDQAAAAKKTTTKPAAKSPAVKTPAKAAESSSSEESSSEEEEASKKAVKPATTPKTTAAARPKAKEDSSSSSDSSDEEAAAPKPAAVKATTPASAKKAAESSSDSSDSSDSEVETEAAKTTPAKPALTNGKPATPKATTSAVKATKPTKAAESSSSEESSSEEEEASKKTATPKTTPKTTPAARPKTKVASSSSDDSSSEEEEAAVKAPAAVTTPIANGTVNGKRKRNGEASSEDEEELTTPKNKKATTTKPQTFPKVSKKINVPFRRIREEDIDVDNRLADNSFDAKRGSDGDWGQRANDVLRFTKGKSFRHEKTKKKRGSYCGGAISQSVNSIKFDSD, encoded by the exons ATGGCGGAGCAAAGTTCTGTGCCGAGTGATCTTTACAAACATGTCTATTCATTTCTACTGGAGAATAAGTTTACCAAGAGTGCCCAACAGTTCATCAAACAAGCTAAAGTG CCACCCCAGGATGAAAAAGAAGCTGCGGGTCTtcttgacattttcaacttctggGTGAA GTCTCCCGAAGCTAAGAAACGCAAGGCGCTGCCCATCGGTCCTAAAACCAGTGGCAGTCCGTCTGCTAAGAAGGCAAAGACTGCAGAGAGCTCCAGTGAGGAGTCAAGCAGTGACGAGGAGGAAGCAGCAGCACCTGTCGAGGCTGCACCCACAG CCAAAGCTCCACGCCCGGCTAAATCAGATTCCAGCAGCAGTGATGATTCCAGTGATGAGGAGGAGGCTGTAGCAAAG AAACCTGCAGCAGCCAAAGCCCCAGTGAAGACGCCCGCGGGGTCAGCAGTCAGGAAAAAGGCCTCCAGCAGTGAGTCGTCTGAAGATGAGGCCAAAGCTCCTGCAGCTA AACGAAAGGCTCCTGCCGTGACCCCTAAGGCAGGAAAGGCTGCAGCCGTGACCCCTAAGGCGGGAAAGGCTACAGCCGTGACCCCTAAGGCGGGAAAGGCTACAGCCGTGACCCCTAAGGCGGGAAAGGCTACAGCCGTGACCCCTAAGGCAGCAGCTCAGAAGAAGACTGCGAGCAGCAGCAGTAGTGAAGACAGCTCCAGTGAAGACGAGGCGCCCACTAAG ACCCCGGTGAAACCCTCTGGCCCTGTCAAGACCCCTCCAGCTAAGGACAGTAGTTCCTCAGACAGCAGCGATGACAGcagtgatgatgatgaggaggagaagaagaagaaagtggCAG CTAAAGCAGCCCCGGTCAAAACCACCCCGGCCAAGACTGTGACCCCCAAAGCTGCCGCAGCTGCCAAGAAGGCAGAGTCTAGCTCTGAGAGCACAG ACTCCAGCtctgaagaagaagaagcagcaaAGAAGCCAGTGGCCAAGTCTACCCCGGCCAAGTCTACCCCGGCCAAGTCTACCCCGGCCAAGTCTACCCCGGCCAAGTCTACCCCGGCCAAGGCTACCCCAGCAGAAGACTCTGACTCCAGCTCTGAGGATGAAGAAGAGGCTAAGAAGCCAGAAGTAATAAGGGTTAAGTCCACAGCTGTCAAAATAACAGTTACCCCTGCCAAGGAAGACTCTTCCTCAGACTCCAgctcagaggaggaggaggagggttcgAAGACTGTGAAAGTAACGCCAGCTACAGCAGCAGTAACGGTGGCAAAGGTAAAGGAGCAGGGGGCCAAGACTGTGACTGTCGCGGGGGCCAAGGCTACTGTGAAGGTGGTGGAAGACGGCTCCTCTTCCTCGAGCTCCGAGGATGACGAAGAGGGGACAGTGAAAGTAGCACCAGCTAAGGTGACTCCTACCGTGACCCGGGGCAAGGCTGCTGAGTCCTCCTCGGACTCTGACTCAAGCTCAGAAGATGAGGAAGAGGCTAAAAAGCCAGCAGCCAAGGTGACTCCAGCGAAGACTGCCCCAACTAAGAAATCAGACTCTTCCAGCTCTG ACTCTGACAGCAGTTCTGAGGACGAGACACCAGCTAAACCTGCTGCAGCTGCCCCAGCCAAGGCCCCAGCCAAGGCTGCTACAGAAAACAGCTCGGACTCCGAGTCTTCTTCTGAAGATGATGAACCCCCAGCTAAGAAGGCTACCCCAGCCTCTGTTGCTAAACCAGGCTCCAAACCAGCCACCTCGGTTACTAAACCAGGCTCCAAACCAGCCACCCCGGTTACTAAACCAGGCTCCAAACCAGCCACCCCGGTTACTAAACCAGCCTCCAAACCAGCCACCCCAGTGGTGACTAAATCAGCCCCAGCCAAAGCAGCAGCCGAGAGCAGCTCCGATTCAGACAGCTCGGACTCGGAGGACCAGGCTGCTGCCGCCAAGAAGACCACCACCAAACCTGCAGCCAAGAGTCCTGCCGTCAAGACACCGGCTAAAGCTGCAGAGTCGTCATCGTCCGAGGAGAGTAGCTCTGAGGAAGAAGAGGCCAGTAAAAAGGCTGTAAAACCCGCCACCACCCCCAAGACCACCGCAGCAGCCAGACCTAAAGCCAAGGAGGACAGCAGCTCTTCAAGTGACTCCAGCGATGAAGAGG CAGCAGCGCCCAAACCAGCAGCAGTGAAGGCTACAACCCCAGCCTCAGCTAAAAAGGCAGCCGAAAGCAGCTCGGACTCTTCCGACAGTTCCGACTCGGAGGTGGAGACAGAGGCCGCCAAGACGACGCCCGCTAAGCCTGCTCTGACCAATGGAAAGCCAGCTACACCCAAAGCAACCACCTCTGCAGTCAAGGCAACTAAACCGACCAAGGCTGCCGAGTCTTCCTCTTCCGAGGAGAGTAGCtctgaggaagaggaggccagTAAAAAGACTGCCACCCCCAAGACCACCCCCAAGACTACCCCAGCAGCCAGACCTAAAACCAAGGTGGCCAGCAGCTCATCAGACGACTCTTCTTCAGAAGAAGAAGAGGCGGCGGTGAAAGCACCGGCAGCAGTCACCACTCCCATCGCTAACG GCACTGTAAACGGTAAGAGAAAAAGGAATGGAGAAGCCTCGTCAGAGGATGAGGAAGAATTAACGACACCTAAAAATAAGAAGGCAACAACAACTAAACCACAGACGTTCCCTAAAGTCTCTAAGAAG
- the nolc1 gene encoding nucleolar and coiled-body phosphoprotein 1 isoform X3 — MAEQSSVPSDLYKHVYSFLLENKFTKSAQQFIKQAKVPPQDEKEAAGLLDIFNFWVKSPEAKKRKALPIGPKTSGSPSAKKAKTAESSSEESSSDEEEAAAPVEAAPTAAKAPRPAKSDSSSSDDSSDEEEAVAKKPAAAKAPVKTPAGSAVRKKASSSESSEDEAKAPAAKRKAPAVTPKAGKAAAVTPKAGKATAVTPKAGKATAVTPKAGKATAVTPKAAAQKKTASSSSSEDSSSEDEAPTKTPVKPSGPVKTPPAKDSSSSDSSDDSSDDDEEEKKKKVAAKAAPVKTTPAKTVTPKAAAAAKKAESSSESTDSSSEEEEAAKKPVAKSTPAKSTPAKSTPAKSTPAKSTPAKATPAEDSDSSSEDEEEAKKPEVIRVKSTAVKITVTPAKEDSSSDSSSEEEEEGSKTVKVTPATAAVTVAKVKEQGAKTVTVAGAKATVKVVEDGSSSSSSEDDEEGTVKVAPAKVTPTVTRGKAAESSSDSDSSSEDEEEAKKPAAKVTPAKTAPTKKSDSSSSDSDSSSEDETPAKPAAAAPAKAPAKAATENSSDSESSSEDDEPPAKKATPASVAKPGSKPATSVTKPGSKPATPVTKPGSKPATPVTKPASKPATPVVTKSAPAKAAAESSSDSDSSDSEDQAAAAKKTTTKPAAKSPAVKTPAKAAESSSSEESSSEEEEASKKAVKPATTPKTTAAARPKAKEDSSSSSDSSDEEAAAPKPAAVKATTPASAKKAAESSSDSSDSSDSEVETEAAKTTPAKPALTNGKPATPKATTSAVKATKPTKAAESSSSEESSSEEEEASKKTATPKTTPKTTPAARPKTKVASSSSDDSSSEEEEAAVKAPAAVTTPIANGTVNGKRKRNGEASSEDEEELTTPKNKKATTTKPQTFPKVSKKNKRGGH; from the exons ATGGCGGAGCAAAGTTCTGTGCCGAGTGATCTTTACAAACATGTCTATTCATTTCTACTGGAGAATAAGTTTACCAAGAGTGCCCAACAGTTCATCAAACAAGCTAAAGTG CCACCCCAGGATGAAAAAGAAGCTGCGGGTCTtcttgacattttcaacttctggGTGAA GTCTCCCGAAGCTAAGAAACGCAAGGCGCTGCCCATCGGTCCTAAAACCAGTGGCAGTCCGTCTGCTAAGAAGGCAAAGACTGCAGAGAGCTCCAGTGAGGAGTCAAGCAGTGACGAGGAGGAAGCAGCAGCACCTGTCGAGGCTGCACCCACAG CAGCCAAAGCTCCACGCCCGGCTAAATCAGATTCCAGCAGCAGTGATGATTCCAGTGATGAGGAGGAGGCTGTAGCAAAG AAACCTGCAGCAGCCAAAGCCCCAGTGAAGACGCCCGCGGGGTCAGCAGTCAGGAAAAAGGCCTCCAGCAGTGAGTCGTCTGAAGATGAGGCCAAAGCTCCTGCAGCTA AACGAAAGGCTCCTGCCGTGACCCCTAAGGCAGGAAAGGCTGCAGCCGTGACCCCTAAGGCGGGAAAGGCTACAGCCGTGACCCCTAAGGCGGGAAAGGCTACAGCCGTGACCCCTAAGGCGGGAAAGGCTACAGCCGTGACCCCTAAGGCAGCAGCTCAGAAGAAGACTGCGAGCAGCAGCAGTAGTGAAGACAGCTCCAGTGAAGACGAGGCGCCCACTAAG ACCCCGGTGAAACCCTCTGGCCCTGTCAAGACCCCTCCAGCTAAGGACAGTAGTTCCTCAGACAGCAGCGATGACAGcagtgatgatgatgaggaggagaagaagaagaaagtggCAG CTAAAGCAGCCCCGGTCAAAACCACCCCGGCCAAGACTGTGACCCCCAAAGCTGCCGCAGCTGCCAAGAAGGCAGAGTCTAGCTCTGAGAGCACAG ACTCCAGCtctgaagaagaagaagcagcaaAGAAGCCAGTGGCCAAGTCTACCCCGGCCAAGTCTACCCCGGCCAAGTCTACCCCGGCCAAGTCTACCCCGGCCAAGTCTACCCCGGCCAAGGCTACCCCAGCAGAAGACTCTGACTCCAGCTCTGAGGATGAAGAAGAGGCTAAGAAGCCAGAAGTAATAAGGGTTAAGTCCACAGCTGTCAAAATAACAGTTACCCCTGCCAAGGAAGACTCTTCCTCAGACTCCAgctcagaggaggaggaggagggttcgAAGACTGTGAAAGTAACGCCAGCTACAGCAGCAGTAACGGTGGCAAAGGTAAAGGAGCAGGGGGCCAAGACTGTGACTGTCGCGGGGGCCAAGGCTACTGTGAAGGTGGTGGAAGACGGCTCCTCTTCCTCGAGCTCCGAGGATGACGAAGAGGGGACAGTGAAAGTAGCACCAGCTAAGGTGACTCCTACCGTGACCCGGGGCAAGGCTGCTGAGTCCTCCTCGGACTCTGACTCAAGCTCAGAAGATGAGGAAGAGGCTAAAAAGCCAGCAGCCAAGGTGACTCCAGCGAAGACTGCCCCAACTAAGAAATCAGACTCTTCCAGCTCTG ACTCTGACAGCAGTTCTGAGGACGAGACACCAGCTAAACCTGCTGCAGCTGCCCCAGCCAAGGCCCCAGCCAAGGCTGCTACAGAAAACAGCTCGGACTCCGAGTCTTCTTCTGAAGATGATGAACCCCCAGCTAAGAAGGCTACCCCAGCCTCTGTTGCTAAACCAGGCTCCAAACCAGCCACCTCGGTTACTAAACCAGGCTCCAAACCAGCCACCCCGGTTACTAAACCAGGCTCCAAACCAGCCACCCCGGTTACTAAACCAGCCTCCAAACCAGCCACCCCAGTGGTGACTAAATCAGCCCCAGCCAAAGCAGCAGCCGAGAGCAGCTCCGATTCAGACAGCTCGGACTCGGAGGACCAGGCTGCTGCCGCCAAGAAGACCACCACCAAACCTGCAGCCAAGAGTCCTGCCGTCAAGACACCGGCTAAAGCTGCAGAGTCGTCATCGTCCGAGGAGAGTAGCTCTGAGGAAGAAGAGGCCAGTAAAAAGGCTGTAAAACCCGCCACCACCCCCAAGACCACCGCAGCAGCCAGACCTAAAGCCAAGGAGGACAGCAGCTCTTCAAGTGACTCCAGCGATGAAGAGG CAGCAGCGCCCAAACCAGCAGCAGTGAAGGCTACAACCCCAGCCTCAGCTAAAAAGGCAGCCGAAAGCAGCTCGGACTCTTCCGACAGTTCCGACTCGGAGGTGGAGACAGAGGCCGCCAAGACGACGCCCGCTAAGCCTGCTCTGACCAATGGAAAGCCAGCTACACCCAAAGCAACCACCTCTGCAGTCAAGGCAACTAAACCGACCAAGGCTGCCGAGTCTTCCTCTTCCGAGGAGAGTAGCtctgaggaagaggaggccagTAAAAAGACTGCCACCCCCAAGACCACCCCCAAGACTACCCCAGCAGCCAGACCTAAAACCAAGGTGGCCAGCAGCTCATCAGACGACTCTTCTTCAGAAGAAGAAGAGGCGGCGGTGAAAGCACCGGCAGCAGTCACCACTCCCATCGCTAACG GCACTGTAAACGGTAAGAGAAAAAGGAATGGAGAAGCCTCGTCAGAGGATGAGGAAGAATTAACGACACCTAAAAATAAGAAGGCAACAACAACTAAACCACAGACGTTCCCTAAAGTCTCTAAGAAG